AAGGGCGTGCGCGCCCTGGACATCGCCAAGGCGCTCCTGGACAAGGGCTACCACGCCCCCACGGTGTACTTCCCGCTCATCGTGAAGGAATGCCTGATGTTCGAGCCCACGGAGACCGAGTCCAAGGAGACCCTGGACACCTTCGCGGACGACCTGCGCGCCATCCTGGCCCAGGCCGAGACCGACCCGGCCGCACTGCTGGCCGCCCCCGTGACCCTGCCCGTCACCCGCCTCGACGAGACGGCCGCCGCCAGGGGCATGCACATCACCGAAGACATGTAGCGGCGACGCACGAACCGACCAGATGAACGACGCCGCCCGGATGCGAGTCCGGGCGGCGTTTCGCGTCCTGGCGGACGTGAACGGCGCGGCGGTCCGCGCTCCACGCATGCCCGCGCTACGCGGGCGGACGCACGGGAGAGGCCGCGGGCCTGTGCGGGGATGCCCTGGCGCGCCCGCTCCTCGTTCCCGCAACTAATCCTTGCCGCCGGGGCGTGGGTGGTTCATAATCCTACGTTGCCGGGGCAACGAACGCTCGCGCCCGAGGCGCGCACGTCCCCCCGGGACTCCCAACACCCATCACGAAGGACCATCCATGGCGAAGAAGCCCAACTATTCGTTCGAGAAGCGCCAGAAAGAGGCCGCCAAACAGAAGAAGAAGGAAGAAAAACTGCTGCGCAAGCAGGAAAAGAAGGCCTCGGGCGAGGAAGGCCAGGAAGAGCCGGGCACCGAAGATTCCGGACAGGCACACCCCGTCCAGGAGTGATCCCGGAGCGGCCCGGCCGCTCCGCCATCGCCGTGCGCCCCCCACGCAGGCCCGGCCCCGAACGGCATGGCGCGGCTTCACGTCCGCGTACGAAGCGCGCCGCAAGGCCTGATGCCAGCCGACGCCCTCTCCGGCGCGGGGCTTCAAGGCGGCGTCCGTTCCGGCTGCCCCCAGCGGAACCGCCTGCCCGCTCCGCCCAGGTGGCGGGTCCGGGGTCGTCCGAAGAGGCCTGCCGCCCCGCAGCCGTCAAGACCGCCCGCTGACCGGGAGTGCACCCGCATTCGTCCCGCGCTCATCCCGTGGCCGCCAGCCCGAGGCCGCGCATCCAGGGATCGGCCGCCACCGGCCGTTGCACCTTCAGTAGGATCGGCCATTCAGCCTCCGCAGGGAGACGGCGCGCCCCGTGCCGCCCGAACCGGGAGTACACGGCCGACGTCCTCCGCGCCGTGGCGTGCGCCGGGGCCGCCGCGACAGGCAAGGCAGGCGCTACGCAAAAAAAACGGGCCGGGATCGCTCCCGGCCCGCGGTCAGGCATGTTCTCCCGAAGGAGTTCTACCAGCGACGGCCGCCGCCACCGCCGCCGTAACCACCGCCGCCTCCGCCGGAGCGGGGCTTTTCCTGGGCCTCGTTGACCTTCAGCGTGCGGCCGCCCACCTCGGTGCCGTTGACGCCCTGGATGGCCGCCAGGGCGCCCTCGTCGTCCATCTCCACGAAGCCGAAGCCGCGCAGGCGTCCGGTTTCGCGGTCGGTGATAAGGGCCACGCTCAGCACTTCGCCGTAGGCGCTGAACACCTTGCGGATATCATCTTCGGTGGACTTGAAGGACAGGTTGCCGACATAAAGCTTCTTGGCCATGGGCATTCGCTCCCGGGTTTTGGCATGTCTTTTCTCATCGGCAGGAGCTGGCGTTCGGACGAGCCCAAGACCCAATGAATCCATGCGCGTTGAAGGTTGAGAAGTCCATACTATCATCCGCGCTCCGGGCGCAAGGAGCTTCCGGGGGGAAACATCGATTTTTCTGCCGGTTTTCGGGCCTTCGAGCACGTTGTCCGGCGTGTCGACGCGGAGCTGCCCATCGAACCGGAGCCCGTCCGCCCCTGACCGGGCATCACCTGAGCCGACCGCTTCGGCCCTGACTGGCCCAGGCCTGACCGGCCCCGGGCCTCTCCCCCCTGATCCGGCCGCCTCCACCGGGGCCGCATCCCTACCCGCCCGCCACGTAGGGCTTGGTCATCTTGGCCGGGTCCACCACCCTGTCGAAGGTGGCGGCGTCCACGAAGCCCAGCTCCAGGGCCGCCTCGCGCAGGGTCAGGTCGTGCTCCATGGCGTGGTGGGCGATCGCCGAGGCCTTGTCGTAGCCGATCACGGGCGAAAGCGCCGTCACCAGCATGAGCGAGCGGCCCACGAACTCACGGATGCGCTTCTCGTTGGGCCGCAGGCCCTCCACCAGATACTTGCGGAAGCTTTCCATGCAGTCGGCCAGCATGCGCACCGAGCCCATCACGTTGTGGATGATCAGGGGTTTGTAGGCGTTCATCTCCAGATGGCCGCCCGCGCCGCCCAGGGTGACGGCCAGGTCGTTGGCGGTCACCTGGATGGCCACCATGGTCAGGGCCTCGCACTGGGTGGGGTTCACCTTGCCGGGCATGATGGAGGAGCCCGGCTCGTTTTCGGGAAGGATCAACTCGGCCAGCCCCGCGCGCGGCCCGCAGGAGAGCAGCCGGATGTCGTTGGCCAGCTTGCCCAGCGAGGCGGCCAGGGTCTTCATGGCCCCGGAGAGCTGCACCAGGGCGTCGTGGGAGCCCTGCACGGCGAACTTGTTGGCGGCGCTCTCGAAGGGCAGGCCCGTGAGCCTGGCGACGTGCGACACCGCGGCCTCCGCGAACCCGGGCGCGGCGTTGATGCCCGTGCCCACCGCCGTGCCGCCCAGGGCCAGCCTGTAGACGTGGCCCAGGGCCTGCTGCAGGCGCTCCTCGCCGTCCTCCAGGAGCTGCACGTAGCCGGAGAACTCCTGCCCCAGGGTGAGGGGCGTGGCGTCCTGCATGTGCGTGCGCCCGATCTTCACCATGTCCGCCCAGGCGTCGGCCTTGGCCGCGAGCGCGGCGCGCAGGGCGCGCAGCGAGGGCAGAAGGCGCCCCGTGACGCCCATGGCGGCGGCCATGTACATGGCCGTGGGGAAGCTGTCGTTGGTGGACTGGGCCATGTTCACATGGTCGTTGGGGTGCACGGGCTTCTTGGAGCCCAGCGCCGTGCCCGCCATCTGGCAGCAGCGGTTGGAGACCACCTCGTTGACGTTCATGTTGAACTGGGTGCCGCTGCCTGTCATCCAGACGTGGAGGGGGAACATGTCGTGGCGCCCTCCGGCCAGGATCTCGTCGCAGGCGGCCACGATGAGGTCCGCGAGCTTCGCGTCGAGCCGACCCTGTTCGCGGTTGGCCAGGGCGCAGGCCTTCTTGAGCACGGCATAGGCCCCGACCAGCTCCCGGGGCATCAGCTCGCCGCCGATGCTGAAGTGTTCCAGCGAACGCTGCGTCTGCGCGCCCCAGAGCTTGTCCGCCGGGACCCTCACCTCGCCCATGCTGTCGGATTCGATGCGCTCTTCCATGAACCGGACCTCCTGATGGCCTGACGCGGCCTGCGAATAGGGATTACACATGACCGTAACACCCGGTGCCCCTTGCGCGCAAGAAAAAGCCCCGCAAGATGTCCGCCCCGCTCCGATCCGCGATTTTGCTTGCCTTGAAACCGCACCCGTTCTAGCGTGGTCCTCTTCGCACTTGTGATGTTTTCAGAACGCACCTCTAGCCAACGGACGCCATGGAAACCGAACTCTTCATCGTCGGGGGAGGCCCCGCCGGGTACGATGCGGCCCTCGCAGCCGCCCGCCGGGGCATCAAGGCCATCCTGCTGGAGAAGGAGCACCTGGGCGGCTCCTGCCTGAACTGGGGCTGCATCCCCACCAAGTTCCTGCTGGCCGCCGTGGCCCCCCTGGCCGAAATGGAAGGACAGGAGCGCCTCAAGGTGGCCTCCGGGCAGTACCGCGTGGACCTCCCCGCCCTGGCCGACCGCAAGAAGCGCCACATCGAGGCCACCCGCAAGGCCATGGCCGCCCAGTTGGAAAAGCTGGGCGTCACGCTCCTGCGCGGGGAGCTCAAGATGATCGGGGCCGTGAAGTCCGTGGTGGAAATCGAAGGCGAGCCCAAGACCGTCTCCTACAAAAGGTGCATCCTGGCC
This sequence is a window from Fundidesulfovibrio magnetotacticus. Protein-coding genes within it:
- a CDS encoding RNA recognition motif domain-containing protein, translated to MAKKLYVGNLSFKSTEDDIRKVFSAYGEVLSVALITDRETGRLRGFGFVEMDDEGALAAIQGVNGTEVGGRTLKVNEAQEKPRSGGGGGGYGGGGGGRRW
- the fumC gene encoding class II fumarate hydratase; the encoded protein is MEERIESDSMGEVRVPADKLWGAQTQRSLEHFSIGGELMPRELVGAYAVLKKACALANREQGRLDAKLADLIVAACDEILAGGRHDMFPLHVWMTGSGTQFNMNVNEVVSNRCCQMAGTALGSKKPVHPNDHVNMAQSTNDSFPTAMYMAAAMGVTGRLLPSLRALRAALAAKADAWADMVKIGRTHMQDATPLTLGQEFSGYVQLLEDGEERLQQALGHVYRLALGGTAVGTGINAAPGFAEAAVSHVARLTGLPFESAANKFAVQGSHDALVQLSGAMKTLAASLGKLANDIRLLSCGPRAGLAELILPENEPGSSIMPGKVNPTQCEALTMVAIQVTANDLAVTLGGAGGHLEMNAYKPLIIHNVMGSVRMLADCMESFRKYLVEGLRPNEKRIREFVGRSLMLVTALSPVIGYDKASAIAHHAMEHDLTLREAALELGFVDAATFDRVVDPAKMTKPYVAGG